In one window of Heterodontus francisci isolate sHetFra1 chromosome 24, sHetFra1.hap1, whole genome shotgun sequence DNA:
- the tmem11 gene encoding transmembrane protein 11, mitochondrial isoform X1, which produces MLVKMAAWGRRRGVTGIRERGPLSSTDCYIVREIYNGENAQEQFEYELEQALETQYKYIIIEPTRIGDETARWITVGNCLHKTSVIAGSVCLLAPLALAPEYARYITLPTGAISVACAALYGISWQFDPCCKYQVEYDTCKLSQLPLNTLTSSTPVVLIRKDDIHRKRLHNTIALAALMYCVKKICDICAV; this is translated from the exons ATGCTCGTAAAGATGGCGGCTTGGGGAAGGAGGCGCGGTGTCACAGGGATTAGGGAAAG GGGGCCACTGAGTTCAACAGACTGCTATATCGTCCGTGAAATCTACAATGGGGAGAATGCACAGGAGCAATTTGAATATGAGCTGGAGCAAGCCTTGGAGACCCAGTACAAGTATATTATTATCGAGCCAACCCGAATTGGGGACGAAACGGCACGCTGGATCACAGTCGGGAATTGCTTGCATAAAACATCTGTCATCGCGGGATCGGTCTGTTTGTTAGCCCCACTCGCACTGGCTCCAGAATACGCCCGTTACATAACCCTGCCTACTGGGGCCATCAGTGTGGCCTGTGCAGCTCTCTATGGCATTTCATGGCAATTCGACCCCTGTTGCAAGTACCAAGTGGAGTATGACACCTGCAAACTCTCCCAGTTACCCCTGAACACACTCACTTCATCCACACCCGTAGTCCTGATTAGAAAAGAtgatattcacaggaaaagactCCATAACACAATAGCATTGGCAGCCTTGATGTACTGTGTTAAGAAAATTTGTGATATCTGTGCAGTATGA
- the tmem11 gene encoding transmembrane protein 11, mitochondrial isoform X2, whose translation MSSGYDSVLLINTLLLGPLSSTDCYIVREIYNGENAQEQFEYELEQALETQYKYIIIEPTRIGDETARWITVGNCLHKTSVIAGSVCLLAPLALAPEYARYITLPTGAISVACAALYGISWQFDPCCKYQVEYDTCKLSQLPLNTLTSSTPVVLIRKDDIHRKRLHNTIALAALMYCVKKICDICAV comes from the exons ATGTCCAGTGGATATGATAGTGTTCTGCTTATCAATACATTGCTGCT GGGGCCACTGAGTTCAACAGACTGCTATATCGTCCGTGAAATCTACAATGGGGAGAATGCACAGGAGCAATTTGAATATGAGCTGGAGCAAGCCTTGGAGACCCAGTACAAGTATATTATTATCGAGCCAACCCGAATTGGGGACGAAACGGCACGCTGGATCACAGTCGGGAATTGCTTGCATAAAACATCTGTCATCGCGGGATCGGTCTGTTTGTTAGCCCCACTCGCACTGGCTCCAGAATACGCCCGTTACATAACCCTGCCTACTGGGGCCATCAGTGTGGCCTGTGCAGCTCTCTATGGCATTTCATGGCAATTCGACCCCTGTTGCAAGTACCAAGTGGAGTATGACACCTGCAAACTCTCCCAGTTACCCCTGAACACACTCACTTCATCCACACCCGTAGTCCTGATTAGAAAAGAtgatattcacaggaaaagactCCATAACACAATAGCATTGGCAGCCTTGATGTACTGTGTTAAGAAAATTTGTGATATCTGTGCAGTATGA